The following proteins are co-located in the Pelecanus crispus isolate bPelCri1 chromosome 5, bPelCri1.pri, whole genome shotgun sequence genome:
- the LOC104029373 gene encoding vitamin D3 hydroxylase-associated protein has translation MIRQQLRQLLPEKEGDTSAALALLCGSVAAVVVWRWLGKRQIQKKMEEARRTRDEGMKKMAKAVQHFREQVPSVQTDAILSLPLLELTGRLQEGSLCPKTVLYTYLEKALEVTQQTNCLRHFIPECEDQLQEIQQQREKGMLYGIPVSIKDHIGHKGHLSTCGLVQCLGTPVQEDSVLVKVLKRQGAIPFAMTNVPQSLFNFDCSNPIFGQTLNPFNHQKSPGGSSGGEGALIAAGGSILGIGSDIGGSIRLPSSFCGLCGLKPTAERLSLSGVNDPVSGILAVPCALGPMARDVDSLALCMKALLCEEMFQLDPTVPPIPFNKEVYSSSAPLRVGYYDTDGYFPLPPCMRRAVQETRGALQAAGHQLVPFSPPRIHYVMTELFLKTFFADGGHAWLDLFTEDIVDPSLKSQVNCCKIPRLGKKLLALILKPLFPRMADYLSALSGMRSVKEMWNHHHQIEVYRTEFISQWRELRLDVVLCPVLGPAFTTGYPGKLLTAISSTMLYNVLNFPAGVVPVSTVTEADEEELKLYQGCCNDPWDWTLKQAVAGAVGLPVAVQCVALPWQEELCLRLMKEVETLSSKKRAA, from the exons ATGATCCGGCAACAGCTGAGACAGCTCCTGCCAGAGAAGGAGGGGGATACTTCTGCTGCCCTCGCCCTGCTCTGTGGCTCAGTGGCAGCTGTGGTGGTCTGGAGATGGCTGGGCAAAAGGCAGatccagaagaaaatggaagaggcTCGGAGGACACGGGATGAGGGCATGAAGAAAATGGCAAAGGCTGTCCAGCATTTCAGGGAGCAG GTCCCCAGTGTCCAGACAGATGCCatcctgtccctgcccctgctggAACTCACTGGGAGACTGCAGGAAGGGTCTCTGTGCCCCAAGACTGTCCTCTACACCTACTTAGAGAAG GCCCTGGAAGTGACCCAGCAGACAAACTGCTTGCGACATTTTATCCCAGAATGTGAGGACCAGCTCCAGGAAATACAAcagcagagggagaaagggaTGCTCTATGGCATCCCCGTCAGCATCAAGGATCACATCGGCCACAAG ggGCATCTGTCGACCTGTGGGCTTGTGCAATGCCTAGGCACTCCAGTGCAGGAGGACAGCGTCCTAGTCAAAGTTTTGAAGAGACAGGGGGCCATCCCATTTGCAATGACCAACGTGCCACAATCCCTCTTCAA cttTGACTGCAGCAATCCCATCTTCGGCCAGACCTTGAACCCCTTCAATCACCAGAAGAGCCCCGGGGGCTCCtcgggaggggagggagctcTGATTGCAGCGGGAGGCTCCATCCTGGGCATTGGCTCAGACATCGGTGGCAGCATCCGCCTGCCGTCCAGCTTCTGCGGGCTGTGCGGGCTCAAACCCACGGCTGAAAGACTCAG CCTGTCTGGAGTGAATGACCCAGTCAGTGGGATCCTGGCAG TTCCTTGTGCGTTGGGGCCAATGGCGAGGGACGTGGATAGCCTGGCCCTGTGCATGAAGGCGCTGCTCTGCGAGGAGATGTTCCAGCTGGACCCCACTGTGCCCCCCATCCCCTTCAATAAGGAA GTGTactccagctctgctcccctgaGGGTCGGGTACTACGACACAGATGGCTACTTCCCACTGCCCCCTTGCATGCGGCGGGCAGTGCAGGAAACCAGgggggctctgcaggcagctgggcaccAG CTGGTGCCCTTTTCTCCACCTCGGATCCACTATGTCATGACTGAACTgtttttgaagactttttttgctGATGGAGGCCATGCTTGGTTGGACCTGTT CACAGAAGATATTGTAGATCCAAGCTTGAAATCACAGGTTAATTGCTGCAAGATCCCGAGGCTGGGGAAGAAGCTGCTGGCTCTGATTCTTAAACCTCTG TTTCCCCGGATGGCTGACTATCTGAGTGCCTTGAGTGGAATGAG GTCAGTGAAGGAGATGTGGAATCATCACCATCAAATAGAG GTGTACCGCACCGAGTTCATCAGCCAGTGGAGGGAACTCCGGCTGGACGTTGTGCTGTGCCCTGTCCTGGGGCCTGCCTTCACCACGGGATACCCTGGAAAACTCCTCA CTGCCATCTCCTCCACAATGCTGTACAACGTCTTGAACTTCCCCGCTGGGGTTGTACCCGTCAGCACAGTGACAGAAGCTGATGAGGAAGAGCTAAAGCTTTACCAAGGATGCTGTAATGACCCCTGGGACTGGACACTGAAACAG gctgtggcaggagctgtggggctgcctgtggcTGTGCAGTGCGTGGCCTTGCCatggcaggaggagctgtgcctcCGGTTGATGAAGGAGGTGGAGACCCTCAGCAGTAAGAAGAGAGCGGCATAG
- the LOC104035721 gene encoding vitamin D3 hydroxylase-associated protein → MIQERLWQVLDPSWGDPRTLSALLCSSAAAVVLLKWLGRRQIQQKMEEARRTRDLALERMEKAAHRFRQENPGTQTAHVLSLTMVELVEKLKEGSLTPESVLYSYMGKALEVTREVNCVIDFIHGCEDQLQKLKKQKEKGLLYGIPISIKDHINCKGHVSSGGMVKFLGQVKEEDSVIVQVLKSQGAIPFVKTNIPQTMINYDCSNLIFGQTLNPLNHQKSPGGSSGGEGALIAGGGSILGIGSDVAGSIRLPSSFCGLCGLKPTGDRISKLGVVSPIIGMKSVTGMLGPMARDVDSLALCMKALLCEEMFRLDPTVPPIPFDEEVYTSSKPLRIGYYEGDGYFQPLPSMKRAIQQTRKLLQDAGHTLVPFAPPKIDYMVDELFTRGIFSDGAAHLVDCFKGDIVDPNLKSQFNTYRLPALVKRILAIILKPIYPRIARDLSALCGVGSAKNLWDQHGAVADYRTEFIAKWRNLRLDVILCPALGPAFNHGYAGKLFAATSYTNLYNVLNFPAGVVPVTMVTRADEEELKHYRGHYGDPWDKRLKEAAEGAVGLPVAVQCVALPWQEELCLRFMKEVETLAHGTKRNV, encoded by the exons ATGATCCAAGAACGACTGTGGCAGGTCCTAGACCCATCATGGGGAGACCCTCGCACcctctcagctctgctctgcagttcagctgcagctgtTGTGCTACTGAAATGGCTGGGACGTAGGCAGATCCAGCAGAAGATGGAGGAGGCCAGGAGGACACGGGATCTGGCCCTGGAGCGAATGGAGAAGGCAGCTCACAGGTTTAGGCAAGAG AACCCAGGCACCCAGACTGCACATGTCCTCTCGCTGACAATGGTGGAGCTGGTGGAGAAGCTGAAGGAGGGGTCCCTGACCCCAGAAAGTGTCCTCTACTCCTATATGGGCAAA GCTTTGGAGGTGACTCGGGAGGTGAACTGTGTGATAGACTTCATTCATGGCTGTGAGGATCAGCTCCAGAAACTGaagaagcagaaggagaaggGTCTGCTCTATGGCATTCCCATCAGCATCAAGGACCACATTAACTGCAAG GGCCACGTCTCCTCTGGAGGGATGGTGAAGTTTCTGGGCCAAGTGAAGGAAGAAGACAGTGTCATTGTCCAGGTTCTAAAGAGCCAGGGAGCAATCCCCTTCGTGAAAACCAACATCCCACAGACAATGATAAA CTATGACTGCAGCAACCTCATCTTTGGCCAGACGCTGAACCCTCTTAACCACCAGAAGAGCCCTGGGGGCTCctcaggaggggagggagctcTGATCGCAGGGGGAGGCTCCATCCTGGGTATCGGGTCAGATGTAGCTGGCAGCATCCGCCTGCCATCCAGCTTCTGCGGGTTGTGTGGGCTCAAACCCACAGGCGACAGGATCAG CAAACTGGGTGTGGTTTCTCCTATCATAGGAATGAAATCAG TGACGGGGATGCTGGGGCCGATGGCGAGAGATGTGGACAGCCTGGCCCTGTGCATGAAGGCGCTGCTCTGTGAGGAGATGTTCCGGCTGGACCCCACAGTGCCCCCCATTCCCTTTGATGAGGAG GTTTACACCAGTTCAAAGCCGCTTCGGATTGGGTATTATGAAGGAGATGGCTACTTTCAGCCCTTGCCCAGCATGAAACGGGCCATCCAGCAGACAAGAAAGCTCCTCCAGGATGCAGGGCATACA CTTGTTCCCTTTGCACCACCCAAGATTGACTACATGGTAGACGAGCTGTTCACCAGAGGGATTTTCTCGGATGGTGCTGCTCACCTGGTGGACTGCTT CAAAGGAGATATTGTGGATCCCAACCTGAAATCCCAGTTCAATACTTACAGGCTTCCTGCTCTGGTGAAAAGGATCTTGGCTATAATTTTGAAACCCATA TACCCACGAATCGCTCGGGATCTCAGCGCGCTTTGTGGAGTGGG GTCTGCCAAAAACCTCTGGGATCAGCATGGAGCAGTGGCg GATTACCGCACTGAATTCATTGCTAAATGGAGGAATCTAAGGCTGGATGTGATTCTTTGTCCTGCGCTGGGGCCAGCCTTTAACCATGGCTATGCTGGGAAGCTGTTTG CTGCGACCTCCTATACCAATTTATACAATGTCTTAAACTTCCCTGCTGGGGTGGTGCCGGTCACCATGGTCACAAGAGCCGATGAAGAAGAACTGAAGCATTACCGAGGGCACTACGGAGACCCTTGGGATAAGAGGCTGAAAGAG GCTGCAGAaggggccgtggggctgccgGTGGCTGTCCAATGCGTGGCTCTGCCGTGGCAAGAGGAGTTGTGCCTTCGCTTCATGAAGGAGGTGGAGACACTTGCCCACGGCACAAAGAGAAATGTGTGA